In Streptomyces capitiformicae, one genomic interval encodes:
- a CDS encoding N-acetylmuramoyl-L-alanine amidase, which yields MERDRSSPNRRRMLKGATLIAIPYALLPSPRAGAQSAAIDYTHAGWEPASPASYTAAERPTSHSVDLVIIHVTQTTYRNTLPVFWNPAKQVSAHYVLRSADGRVTQCVRERDIAWHAGNWDYNARSIGIEHEGWVDRPEYFTGAMYEQSAALTAAICEKYGIPKDRAHIIGHHEVPGTDHTDPGPHWDWARYIRLVNAV from the coding sequence CAGGCGGCGGATGTTGAAGGGCGCCACCCTCATCGCGATCCCTTACGCCTTGCTGCCGAGCCCTCGGGCCGGTGCTCAGTCCGCGGCCATCGACTACACGCACGCCGGATGGGAGCCGGCGAGCCCCGCCAGCTACACCGCGGCCGAGCGTCCGACGAGCCACTCGGTCGACCTGGTGATCATCCATGTGACGCAGACGACGTACAGGAACACCTTGCCCGTCTTCTGGAACCCGGCGAAGCAGGTCTCCGCGCACTACGTCCTCCGGTCGGCCGACGGGCGGGTCACCCAGTGCGTCCGTGAGCGCGACATCGCCTGGCACGCGGGCAACTGGGACTACAACGCGCGCAGCATCGGCATCGAGCACGAGGGCTGGGTGGACCGGCCCGAGTACTTCACCGGTGCCATGTACGAACAGTCGGCGGCGCTCACCGCGGCGATCTGCGAGAAATACGGCATACCCAAGGACCGTGCCCACATCATCGGTCACCACGAGGTGCCGGGCACCGACCACACCGACCCCGGGCCGCACTGGGACTGGGCGCGCTACATACGTCTGGTCAACGCCGTCTGA
- a CDS encoding helix-turn-helix domain-containing protein encodes MTDPWVALEPGADPVERVRVLRRAHEAFTEGGAVARPVRSVVADSWRRSAKAGVGPEGTALVELTDGDLGAYRAEHPLARVMPLVRELLGTFAADGEHLLAVCDAQGRLLWVEGDPATRRRADRMNFVPGARWAESAVGTNAPGTAVAVDRPVQVFAAEHFIRRVQPWTCAAAPVHDPRTGRVLGAVDITGGDGLAHPHSLGFVQAVARAAESQLALLEPPGSTADGVELTALGRDEAHFLVGGRKVRLSRRHSEILVLLARHPEGLSGDELLCALYEDESVTPVTLRAELARLRRRLGAGLLGSRPYRLTVPVESDVAVVERRLETGAVMSAVTAYGGPLLPGSQAPAVVRLRHRLADGLRSALIARRDPDLLADWAHAPWGEDDLDVWRALAAVRPTAAVRARLRELEAELAAPPGWERGGGGLRRVSLGSQGLGG; translated from the coding sequence TTGACCGATCCATGGGTGGCTCTGGAGCCGGGAGCCGACCCCGTCGAGCGGGTGCGGGTGCTGCGCCGTGCCCATGAGGCGTTCACCGAGGGCGGCGCGGTGGCGCGGCCGGTCCGTTCCGTGGTGGCCGACTCGTGGCGGCGTTCGGCCAAGGCCGGCGTGGGGCCGGAGGGCACCGCGCTTGTGGAGCTGACGGACGGCGACCTCGGTGCCTATCGCGCGGAGCATCCGCTGGCCAGGGTGATGCCGTTGGTCCGCGAGTTGCTGGGCACGTTCGCGGCGGACGGCGAGCATCTGCTGGCCGTGTGCGACGCACAGGGCAGGCTGCTGTGGGTGGAGGGTGATCCGGCGACCAGACGGCGGGCGGACCGGATGAACTTCGTGCCGGGAGCGCGCTGGGCGGAGTCCGCCGTCGGCACGAACGCGCCGGGGACCGCGGTCGCCGTCGACCGGCCCGTGCAGGTGTTCGCGGCCGAGCACTTCATACGGCGGGTGCAGCCCTGGACGTGCGCGGCGGCGCCGGTGCACGATCCGCGCACCGGGCGGGTGCTCGGCGCGGTCGACATCACCGGCGGCGACGGACTGGCGCATCCGCACAGCCTCGGCTTCGTGCAAGCGGTGGCACGGGCCGCCGAGTCACAACTGGCGCTGCTCGAACCGCCGGGGAGCACGGCCGACGGGGTCGAGCTCACCGCCCTCGGCCGAGACGAGGCCCACTTTCTCGTCGGCGGGCGAAAGGTCAGGCTCAGTCGGCGGCACAGCGAGATCCTGGTGCTGCTGGCCCGGCACCCGGAGGGGCTGTCCGGCGACGAGTTGCTCTGCGCGCTGTACGAGGACGAGTCGGTGACGCCGGTGACACTGCGGGCAGAGCTGGCCCGGCTGCGCCGACGACTCGGGGCGGGTCTGCTGGGGTCGCGTCCGTACCGGCTCACGGTTCCGGTGGAGTCCGATGTCGCTGTGGTGGAGCGGAGGTTGGAGACGGGCGCGGTCATGTCGGCCGTGACGGCGTACGGGGGTCCGTTGCTGCCCGGTTCGCAGGCCCCGGCCGTCGTACGGCTGCGGCACCGGCTCGCAGACGGACTGCGCTCGGCGCTCATAGCCCGCCGCGATCCCGACCTCCTGGCGGACTGGGCCCACGCTCCCTGGGGCGAGGACGACCTCGACGTATGGCGGGCCCTGGCCGCCGTACGCCCGACGGCGGCCGTACGGGCGAGGCTGCGCGAACTGGAGGCGGAGCTGGCGGCACCGCCGGGGTGGGAGCGAGGTGGAGGAGGGCTGCGGCGAGTGTCGCTCGGCTCGCAGGGCCTCGGCGGATAG